From the genome of Thermococcus sp., one region includes:
- a CDS encoding MBL fold metallo-hydrolase encodes MKVTVLYENHAGFRKGLLGGHGFSALVEHKKLRVLVDTGTDGDVLINNMKALGVEPDSIDYLFITHGHYDHTGGMKALLQARSKPLEVIAHPGIFQHRVVLKPRRREIGIPFTRKELEELGAEFILSEKPFEFADGFISSGEIERITWDRAVGYFPDGRKDPVKDDMALILDLGDSTAVITGCGHSGVVNIVRHAEKVGGKPVMALIGGLHLIGASEGLLEDVVNNVRAGLYAGHCTGLGAFAYLKCRLGEGVEPLHVGRVIEL; translated from the coding sequence ATGAAGGTCACGGTTCTCTATGAAAACCACGCGGGCTTTAGGAAAGGCCTCCTTGGCGGTCACGGCTTCTCGGCCTTGGTGGAGCACAAGAAATTAAGGGTTCTCGTCGACACCGGAACCGATGGGGATGTCCTCATCAACAACATGAAGGCCCTTGGTGTTGAACCCGACTCGATAGACTACCTCTTCATCACCCACGGCCACTACGACCACACCGGTGGAATGAAGGCCCTCCTTCAGGCCCGCTCGAAGCCCCTGGAGGTTATCGCCCACCCGGGAATATTCCAGCACAGGGTTGTACTCAAACCTAGGAGGAGAGAAATAGGGATTCCGTTCACGAGGAAAGAGCTCGAAGAACTTGGAGCGGAGTTCATTCTCAGCGAGAAGCCCTTTGAGTTCGCCGATGGTTTCATCAGCTCCGGGGAGATAGAGAGAATAACCTGGGACAGGGCGGTTGGCTATTTCCCCGACGGAAGGAAGGACCCCGTTAAAGACGATATGGCACTCATACTTGACCTCGGCGATTCGACTGCTGTTATAACCGGTTGCGGTCATTCTGGGGTTGTGAACATAGTCAGACACGCGGAGAAGGTTGGCGGAAAGCCCGTCATGGCACTCATAGGTGGGCTCCACCTGATTGGTGCCAGTGAAGGGCTCCTTGAAGACGTTGTGAATAACGTCAGGGCTGGGCTCTACGCCGGACACTGCACGGGTCTTGGAGCCTTTGCTTACCTCAAGTGTCGGCTCGGCGAGGGAGTTGAGCCCCTTCACGTGGGCAGGGTTATTGAGCTCTAG